Proteins encoded by one window of Culicoides brevitarsis isolate CSIRO-B50_1 chromosome 2, AGI_CSIRO_Cbre_v1, whole genome shotgun sequence:
- the LOC134828647 gene encoding inducible metalloproteinase inhibitor protein-like produces the protein MKFLVVLSLASIAVCVSALPQAADVVPQIQCGKNEVYTDCGNPCTDSCPDGRVCTMQCREMCICADGFKRNSNGVCIEEKLCSVSSVKCKDPNELYYFDNVCTENCFGYLMRCEKQEWGCYCKDGYKRDSNTGKCIPAEQCPREGETGKCPCSFQYYELSSECESVCTDGRCDGTKRYGCWCMKGYKYHAESKKCVRSDRC, from the exons atgaagTTTCTCGTAGTACTTTCACTCGCAAGTATCGCTGTTTGCGTCAGCGCCCTTCCACAAGCTGCAGATGTTGTTCCACAAATCC aaTGTGGCAAAAATGAAGTTTATACAGACTGTGGAAACCCTTGTACCGATTCCTGTCCCGATGGTCGCGTGTGCACTATGCAATGCAGAGAAATGTGCATCTGTGCCGATGGATTTAAACGTAACAGCAATGGAGTTTGCATCGAGGAAAAACTTTGCAGTGTTTCAAGCGTAAAATGCAAAGATCCTAATGAACTTTACTATTTCGATAACGTTTGCACTGAAAACTGTTTCGGATATTTGATGCGTTGCGAAAAACAAGAATGGGGTTGTTACTGTAAAGATGGCTACAAACGCGACAGCAACACTGGCAAATGTATTCCAGCTGAGCAATGTCCGCGTGAAGGCGAAA ctggcAAATGCCCGTGTTCCTTCCAATATTACGAGTTGTCAAGCGAGTGTGAAAGTGTCTGTACCGATGGCCGGTGTGACGGTACCAAACGTTATGGCTGCTGGTGCATGAAGGGATACAAATACCATGCCGAAAGCAAGAAATGCGTTCGTTCAGATAGATGCTAA